A window of the Haloarcula litorea genome harbors these coding sequences:
- a CDS encoding peptidylprolyl isomerase — protein sequence MSDLTATLHTTEGDIEIDLFDEKVPTTVENFVGLAEGANDYEGTEVGPGTGAWEDPDSGEKRIDPLYTDIEIHRIIEDFMIQMGDPTGTGRGGPGYTFDDEFHDDLSHDSAGIVSMANRGPNTNGSQFFITLAAQPHLDGDHAVFGEVIDGMDVVEAIGDAATDRNDAPTSDIVLESVEINR from the coding sequence ATGAGCGACCTGACCGCGACGCTGCACACGACAGAGGGCGACATCGAGATCGACCTGTTCGACGAGAAGGTCCCGACCACCGTCGAGAACTTCGTCGGGCTGGCCGAGGGCGCGAACGACTACGAGGGCACCGAGGTCGGCCCCGGCACGGGTGCCTGGGAGGACCCCGACTCCGGCGAGAAGCGCATCGACCCGCTGTACACCGACATCGAGATCCACCGGATCATCGAGGACTTCATGATCCAGATGGGCGACCCGACCGGCACCGGTCGGGGCGGGCCGGGCTACACGTTCGACGACGAGTTCCACGACGATCTGAGCCACGACTCCGCCGGGATCGTCAGTATGGCCAACCGCGGCCCGAACACCAACGGCTCGCAGTTCTTCATCACGCTGGCGGCCCAGCCCCACCTCGACGGCGACCACGCCGTCTTCGGCGAGGTGATCGACGGGATGGACGTCGTCGAGGCCATCGGCGACGCGGCGACGGACCGGAACGACGCTCCGACGAGCGACATCGTGCTCGAGTCCGTCGAGATCAACCGCTAG